In a single window of the Raphanus sativus cultivar WK10039 chromosome 9, ASM80110v3, whole genome shotgun sequence genome:
- the LOC108829961 gene encoding uncharacterized protein At3g43530-like, producing the protein MVKKAKKANGKEEVSNPIPVPEPAVHSVSVSDGSESEGMSASSQERQPTQPLEMYFDNSQFTKICKIQTKCFVTETVNIIKKLKPEVKWFTEHPQFHHFFHMPQKPNLKLMGMWMLLLRTIRIEEEDIAWFGVNGVPIRYSMREHALISGLDCHEYPTRYLKLGSYKFVDAYFKDRARITIKDVKEKLVGMKPCSDRLKMAVLFFLGRLIRGKAKDSGPLDQFILRIVDRLDVFCIDIGV; encoded by the exons ATGGTAAAGAAGGCGAAGAAGGCTAATGGCAAGG AAGAGGTTTCAAACCCAATCCCAGTTCCAGAACCGGCAGTGCATTCGGTCTCAGTCTCAGATGGGTCAGAAAGTGAGGGAATGTCTGCATCATCTCAG GAAAGGCAACCAACGCAACCTCTTGAGATGTACTTCGACAACTCTCAGTTCACAAAAATTTGCAAGATACAGACCAAGTGTTTTGTGACCGAGACTGTGAACATCATCAAGAAGCTCAAGCCCGAGGTAAAGTGGTTCACCGAACACCCTCAATTTCATCACTTCTTTCACATGCCACAAAAGCCGAACCTGAAACTGATGGGAATGTGGATGCTACTCTTGCGGACCATTCGTATTGAAGAAGAGGATATAGCATGGTTTGGGGTAAATGGTGTGCCCATCCGTTACTCCATGAGAGAGCACGCTCTCATTTCTGGCTTAGATTGCCATGAATATCCGACGAGATATTTAAAGCTGGGAAGCTACAAGTTTGTTGATGCCTACTTCAAGGATAGAGCGAGGATCACTATAAAAGATGTGAAGGAGAAGCTGGTGGGTATGAAGCCGTGTAGTGATAGGTTGAAGATGGCTGTTTTGTTCTTCCTTGGTCGGCTTATCAGAGGAAAGGCGAAGGATAGTGGACCTTTGGACCAGTTCATTTTGAGGATTGTGGACAGATTGGATGTTTTTTGTATAGATATTGGCGTTTGA
- the LOC108838031 gene encoding nifU-like protein 2, chloroplastic, translated as MQLFAINPAAIMSAPRTLGLEPSSSSSSRLLSSAQILSSHRAFGLLARPCRRFRGLSPSQVVKAVATPDPLLEVPLTEENVEGVLDEIRPYLMSDGGNVALHEIDGNIVRVKLQGACGSCPSSVMTMKMGIERRLMEKIPEIVAVESVPDEETGLELNDENIEKVLEEIRPYLIGTADGSLELVEIEEPIVKIRITGPAAGVMTVRVAVTQKLREKIPAIAAVQLI; from the exons ATGCAATTGTTTGCAATAAATCCAGCAGCCATCATGTCGGCGCCACGAACCCTAGGCCTTGAGCCTtcctcttcctcgtcctctcgtcttctttcttctgctcaG ATTTTGAGCTCTCATCGCGCTTTTGGTCTCCTAGCTAGGCCCTGTCGACGATTCCGAGGATTATCTCCATCTCAAG TTGTAAAGGCAGTGGCAACCCCAGACCCACTCTTGGAAGTACCCCTGACTGAGGAAAATGTAGAGGGCGTTCTGGACGAAATCAGACCTTACCTCATGTCTGATGGTGGTAATGTGGCATTGCATGAGATCGATGGAAATATTGTGCGAGTCAAATTGCAGGGAGCTTGCGGGTCATGCCCAAGTTCTGTTATGACTATGAAAATGGGTATTGAGCGTCGCCTTATGGAAAAGATACCTGAGATTGTGGCTGTCGAATCTGTTCCAGATGAAGAGACTGGCCTTGAACTCAATGACGAAAACATTGaaaag gTGCTGGAAGAAATCAGGCCTTACTTAATTGGAACAGCTGATGGGTCGCTTGAGCTGGTGGAGATCGAAGAGCCGATCGTGAAGATAAGAATCACAGGACCTGCTGCTGGAGTCATGACGGTACGAGTAGCAGTAACTCAGAAACTCAGAGAGAAAATTCCTGCAATTGCAGCTGTTCAACTTATATAA
- the LOC108832154 gene encoding UDP-glycosyltransferase 73B5-like → MNKQVSERIHVLFFPFMAHGHMIPVLDMVKLFSSRGAKSTILTTPSNSKILEKSIEAFKNQNTDLEIGIKIFDFPCVDLGLPEGCDNVDFISSYKKPGAGDLLLKLFMSTKYMKQQLESFIETTKPSCLVADMFFPWSTESAEKFGVPRLVFHGTSFFSLCCFYNMSTHKPHTQVATSSTPFVIPGLPGDIVMTAEQANVADDETPMGKIMKEIRESESTSFGVLVNSFYELESAYADFYSTNVAKRAWHIGPVSLCNREFAEKAGRGQKESIHEQECLKWLESKTPGSVIYVSFGSGNNFTNEQMFEIAAGLESSEQSFVWVVGKKNENQGEKEEWLPEGYEERMKGKGLIIRGWAPQVLILDHRAVGGFVTHCGWNSAIEGIAAGLPMVTWPKGAEQFYNEKLLTEVLGIGVNVGATELVKKGRLISREEVDKAVREVMSGEEAEERRIRAKKLGEMARVAVGDGGSSYSDLNRLVEELNSRK, encoded by the exons ATGAACAAACAAGTCTCTGAGAGGATTCATGTTCTCTTCTTCCCCTTTATGGCTCATGGTCACATGATTCCAGTTCTAGACATGGTCAAGCTTTTCTCGAGCAGAGGAGCCAAATCAACCATTCTCACCACACCAAGCAACTCCAAGATTTTGGAGAAAAGCATTGAAGCATTCAAGAATCAGAACACTGATCTAGAAATCGGAATCAAGATCTTCGATTTCCCTTGTGTGGATCTGGGATTACCTGAAGGGTGCGACAACGTTGACTTTATCAGCTCGTACAAAAAACCTGGGGCAGGTGACTTGTTATTAAAGCTATTTATGTCTACCAAGTATATGAAACAGCAACTGGAGAGTTTCATTGAAACAACAAAACCGAGTTGTCTTGTAGCCGATATGTTCTTCCCTTGGTCTACCGAATCCGCAGAGAAGTTTGGTGTCCCAAGACTTGTGTTCCACGGAACATCGTTCTTTTCCTTGTGTTGTTTTTATAACATGAGTACTCATAAGCCACACACGCAAGTCGCTACGAGTTCTACACCTTTCGTAATCCCCGGTCTGCCAGGTGACATTGTTATGACAGCAGAGCAAGCCAATGTGGCCGACGATGAAACTCCAATGGGAAAGATTATGAAAGAGATTAGAGAATCAGAGTCAACTAGCTTCGGTGTTTTGGTGAATAGCTTTTACGAGTTGGAATCGGCTTATGCTGATTTTTACTCTACGAATGTGGCCAAAAGAGCTTGGCATATTGGTCCGGTTTCGCTATGCAATAGAGAGTTTGCAGAGAAAGCAGGAAGAGGACAAAAGGAGAGCATTCATGAGCAGGAATGCCTCAAATGGCTCGAGTCTAAGACACCTGGTTCTGTAATTTACGTGTCGTTTGGCAGTGGAAATAACTTCACCAACGAACAGATGTTTGAGATCGCTGCCGGTCTTGAAAGCTCAGAACAAAGTTTCGTCTGGGTGGTTGGAAAGAAGAATGAAAACCAAG GTGAAAAGGAAGAGTGGTTGCCTGAAGGCTATGAGGAAAGGATGAAAGGGAAAGGGCTGATAATACGTGGATGGGCTCCACAGGTGCTTATACTTGATCACAGAGCAGTTGGAGGATTTGTGACGCATTGCGGATGGAACTCGGCTATAGAAGGCATTGCTGCGGGGCTTCCAATGGTGACATGGCCCAAGGGAGCAGAACAGTTCTACAACGAGAAGCTATTGACAGAAGTGTTGGGAATAGGAGTGAATGTAGGAGCTACAGAATTGGTGAAAAAAGGAAGGTTGATTAGTAGAGAAGAAGTAGACAAGGCAGTGAGGGAAGTGATGTCTGGCGAAGAGGCAGAGGAAAGGCGAATACGAGCTAAGAAACTAGGCGAGATGGCCAGAGTGGCTGTGGGGGACGGAGGATCTTCTTATAGTGATTTGAACAGGCTCGTGGAAGAGCTTAACAGTAGAAAGTAG
- the LOC108829951 gene encoding uncharacterized protein LOC108829951, which yields MNRTITEEEELLSSPYLILFKSLSLIPFFHYLFFLFLATLLFLYLFLEIHFPRSDPVSLTFNPNSDLCKFIVSNCHLLHGRYFPTFWLSSPHLQTAFLSLFGHSPPFSYKRNLFQATDGGTIALDWLMHSDVVEGISQVVNGSTPGNDRTPIAIVVPGLTSDSTAAYIKHLAFRLAKEGWNVVVSNHRGLGGISLTSDCVYNAGWTEDLRKVIDHIHSQFPEAPLFAVGTSIGANVLVKYLGEDGTDTPLVGATAVCSPWDLLICDRFINRKLVQKLYDRVLTVGLQGYAQLHQSVISRIADWEGIKMSRSVREFDNYATRLVAKFETTDSYYRHSSSAQFVGNVAVPLLCISALDDPVCTKEAIPWDECRGNKNIVLATTTHGGHLAYYEGITATSMWWVRAVQEYFEVLLSSPYADRKQKTQIIPDPLESSSIDQGPYIVETGEDGMVAAAAAASEVETTRANAEEENKAPIENTRYHLHRDNNRQGYNSLIGPLMNRVDQLSRYSRKSVWLLAYIAIVTTWPLLGPALLLSIKKRFRRLIKN from the exons ATGAACCGTACAATCACAGAGGAGGAGGAATTGCTCTCTTCTCCTTACCTCATCCTCTTCAAATCTCTCTCACTCATTCCCTTCTTTCACtacctcttcttcctcttcctcgcAACCTTACTCTTCCTCTACCTGTTCCTCGAGATTCATTTTCCAAGATCAGATCCTGTTTCTCTCACCTTCAATCCCAACTCCGACTTGTGCAAGTTTATCGTCTCCAACTGTCACCTCCTTCACGGACG CTACTTTCCTACCTTCTGGCTTTCAAGCCCTCATCTTCAGACAGCCTTtcttagccttttcggacactCACCTCCTTTCTCCTATAAACG AAATCTCTTCCAAGCAACAGATGGTGGCACTATTGCTTTGGACTGGTTAATGCATTCTGATG TTGTGGAAGGCATATCTCAGGTGGTCAACGGCTCAACTCCAGGAAATGATAGGACTCCAATTGCTATTGTGGTTCCAGGCCTCACTAGTGATTCTACTGCTGCT TACATTAAACATCTTGCCTTTAGGCTGGCAAAGGAAGGATGGAATGTTGTTGTCAGCAACCACCGTGGTCTTGGAGGCATTTCTTTAACT TCTGACTGCGTCTACAATGCTGGATGGACAGAAGATCTTCGGAAAGTAATTGATCACATACATTCTCAGTTCCCAGAGGCTCCTCTCTTTGCTGTTGGAACAAGCATCGGTGCCAACGTCCTG GTAAAATATCTTGGGGAAGATGGCACGGATACGCCTCTTGTTGGAGCGACTGCTGTGTGCTCTCCTTGGGATCTTTTG ATATGTGATCGATTCATCAACCGCAAACTCGTGCAAAAACTCTATGACAGAGTGCTTACTGTTGGTCTACAAGGCTATGCACAGCT GCACCAATCCGTCATTTCTCGTATTGCCGATTGGGAAGGCATTAAGATG TCACGTTCAGTTCGAGAGTTTGACAACTACGCCACCAGACTTGTAGCCAAATTCGAG ACAACTGATTCATACTATAGACATTCGAGCAGTGCGCAGTTTGTGGGAAATGTCGCTGTTCCACTCCTTTGTATCAGTGCTTTGGATGATCCAGTTTGTACAAAGGAAGCTATTCCTTGGGATGAATGTAG GGGAAACAAAAACATAGTTCTGGCAACCACAACTCATGGTGGTCATCTTGCTTATTATGAAGGAATTACAGCAACAAGCATGTG GTGGGTTAGGGCTGTGCAAGAATATTTTGAAGTGCTTCTCTCCAGCCCCTATGCAGACCGAAAACAAAAG acGCAGATCATCCCGGATCCATTGGAATCTTCTTCGATTGATCAGGGACCATATATTGTGGAAACAGGAGAAGATGGGATGGTTGCTGCTGCTGCAGCAGCAAGTGAAGTGGAGACAACAAGAGCTAATGCAGAAGAAGAGAATAAAGCTCCAATTGAAAATACAAGATATCATCTACACAGAGACAACAATCGTCAGGGTTATAACAGTTTAATCGGTCCTTTGATGAATAGAGTGGATCAGCTTTCAAGATACAGCAGGAAATCCGTATGGCTATTAGCTTACATTGCTATAGTCACGACATGGCCACTTCTAGGACCTGCGCTTTTGTTATCAATCAAGAAGAGATTCAGAAGGCtcataaaaaattag
- the LOC108824794 gene encoding putative F-box protein At2g02030, which translates to MKGEKRRCVNVPQEIVQEILVKLPVKSLARFKAVSTEWERTIESKYFIEKHNRYQKSLQVGQVRIVLFSEEKRYNGLALKNLLVSASGIVHVSPCLPIRAFNRFDGYKISEPCDGLICLYTYSRIFNLVNPATTSRRRIPDPTPPYSFNGGDMVLTLLGIGRENSVSLRYKLVWFFECDIKRVNKSTRCMVFALDSNTWRYVDPPHCRVHYRHSLIHLDGVMYCFAYMEEPRLFEEDPKLLAFDLHTETFQINSIPPDIGCRYCHELSMCVLNHRICIFKRFVDDKDCFLKIWGLDIDKRSWETMYSIDLSCFPPEFNVGKGKRIIPIATINDYVIISNFDRTIWVLYSSKSCILYNTSFAGHLVMSYFETLVSTYQ; encoded by the exons ATGAAGGGAGAGAAAAGAAGATGTGTAAACGTTCCTCAAGAGATTGTACAAGAAATTTTGGTGAAGCTTCCGGTGAAATCGCTGGCGAGATTCAAAGCCGTATCGACAGAATGGGAAAGAACCATAGAATCAAAGTATTTCATAGAGAAACACAATCGGTACCAGAAATCATTACAAGTAGGACAAGTGAGAATCGTCTtattttcagaagaaaaaagatACAATGGTCTCGCTTTAAAAAATCTGTTGGTTTCTGCAAGTGGAATCGTACATGTTTCTCCATGTCTACCCATTAGGGCTTTTAACCGGTTTGATGGATACAAAATCTCTGAGCCTTGCGACGGTTTGATTTGTCTCTATACCTATTCACGTATATTTAACCTTGTCAATCCTGCCACCACTAGCCGCCGCAGAATCCCTGATCCAACCCCTCCTTACTCTTTTAACG GTGGGGATATGGTTCTTACTTTGCTAGGGATCGGAAGAGAGAATAGTGTGAGTCTAAGGTATAAGCTAGTGTGGTTTTTCGAGTGTGATATCAAACGGGTGAATAAATCTACTAGGTGCATGGTCTTTGCTCTTGACTCTAACACTTGGAGATACGTAGATCCACCTCATTGTCGAGTTCACTATCGTCATTCTCTCATACACTTGGATGGAGTGATGTATTGCTTTGCCTACATGGAAGAGCCAAGATTATTTGAAGAGGATCCCAAACTACTAGCTTTTGATCTTCACACAGAGACGTTTCAAATCAATTCAATTCCTCCCGATATCGGGTGTAGATACTGCCATGAATTAAGCATGTGTGTTCTTAACCATCGTATATGCATCTTCAAGAGATTTGTTGATGATAAGGACTGTTTTCTCAAGATATGGGGTCTAGACATAGACAAGAGATCATGGGAAACCATGTATTCCATAGATTTGTCTTGCTTTCCGCCAGAATTCAACGTAGGGAAAGGGAAAAGAATCATCCCGATAGCAACGATCAACGATTATGTcatcatttcaaattttgatcGTACCATCTGGGTTCTCTACAGTTCTAAAAGCTGCATCTTGTATAACACGTCTTTTGCTGGTCACTTGGTCATGTCTTATTTTGAGACTCTAGTCTCTACTTaccaataa